The Tepidibacillus fermentans genome contains the following window.
AAAAAAGAAAACGGTGCGATAGATGATTTCTTCTTTTTTCATCTTTTCTCCTCTTTTCAACCATTCATCTCATACAAAGCTAATCCCTTTTTCGCTGCTGTAATTTCATTTCCATTCCTTGATCACTTGGGTAATAATATCTTCTTCCCGTTAATTCGTCTGGTAAATACTGTTGCTCGACATAATGATTCGGATAATCGTGGGGATATTTATATCCTATTCCATGACCAAGCTGCTTGGCTCCTTTATAATGAGTATCTCGCAAATGTTTTGGAACTTGGCCTAATTTTCCAGCGCGAACATCACTTAACGCAGAGTCAATGGCACGAATCACCGAATTTGACTTCGGACTTTCAGCTAAAAAAATGACACATTGTGCGATATTAATGCGAGCTTCAGGAAGACCAACAGCTTCCAAAGCATGAAAAGTTGCAATTGCTTGTTCTAAAGCGGCAGGGTTGGCCATACCAATATCCTCAGATGCATGAACAATTAATCTTCGAACAATCAGTTTCGGATCTTCTCCTGCTTCTAACATCCGGGCGAACCAATAAAGAGCCGCATCAGTGGCACTTCCCCGGATCGATTTGATTAACGCGCTCATCATATCGTACCGTTGATCAGCAGTATCATATCTCATGGCCGGTTGTTGAATCGACTCTTCTGCTACTTGTTTCGTAACATGAATGATTTCCGACAGGTCAGGTTCCGTTGTGGTTACTGCTAACTCTAAAGCGTTCAATGCTTTGCGTAAATCTCCATTAGCGGTTGTGATTAAATGTTCCAGTGCATCTTCATCCATAACAACATGATATTCCCCTAATCCTCTTTCCCGATCTTCTAAAGCTGTTCGTAAAGCCGTTTTCATTTCTTCGTAAGTTAGAGGTTCTAAGCGAAAGAGAAGGCTTCGTGATAATAATGCAGAGTTTACTTCAAAAAAAGGATTCTCCGTTGTTGCACCAATTAAAATAATTTCCCCTTTTTCCACCGAAGGTAACAATGCATCTTGTTGTGACTTATTAAAACGATGAATCTCATCTAAGAAAAGTATCGTTCTTTGTCCATACAACTTTAATCGTTCAGCGGCTTTTTCTATCACTTCGCGAACTTCTTTTACCCCAGTACTTACCGCATTTAAACGAACGAATTCGCTTTTTGTCACCTGACTAATGACATATGCTAAACTCGTTTTTCCCGTACCCGGCGGACCATAAAGGATTATGGAAGTTAAGCGATCTGCTTCGATCGCTCTTCTTAATAGTTTTCCTTTGCCAATGATATGTTGTTGCCCAATATACTCATCGAGATTTCTTGGACGAAACCGATCGGCTAATGGTGCAAATTGTTTTGCTGTATCCGAAAACAAATCAAACATTGATGATCTCACTACCTTATGCTTGACTTCTTTTTTTGCTAATCTGATAAAAGGCATCAATCGTATCCGAAATATCCTGATCCGTAATATGACGGTGAGTGGTTAAGCGAATCAAATATTCACCAAAGGCGCTTCCTAGAATTTGACAATTCTTTAACTCCTCTAAAAATTGATGAGCAGTCATACCTGTATCTTTGACATCAATTAAAACAATATTGGTTTGGACCGACTCAAGTTCAATTTGAATTCCCTTAATCTCTTGTAAAGCGACTGCTAACTCTTTTGCCCTACGATGGTCTTCTGCAAGGCGATCGACCATTTGCGTTAAGGCAACAATTCCTGGTGCTGCCATTATACCCGCTTGTCTCATACCTCCACCTAACCGTTTTCGCCATTTTCTTGCCACTTCAATAAAATCCTTTGGTCCAGCAAGAACAGATCCAACTGGGGCACTTAATCCTTTGGAAAAGCAAACCTGAACTGTATCCACATATTGTGTGAATTCCTTTACATCCACTTCTAACGCCACAGCGGCATTAAACAATCGAGCCCCATCTAAATGCACTGCAACTCCTTTTTCTTGCGCCACTTGATAAACTTCTTTCATATATTGCGGTGGCAGGATTACCCCGCCTGCACGGTTATGGGTATTTTCTAAGCCAATCATCGCCGTATGGGGTAAATGAATATCGCGATCATCGCGAATCGCTTCACGGATTTTATCAATTGGCATTTGTCCTTTTATTCCAGGAATAATCCGCGTTTGCACTCCTGCTAAAGCAGCAGCTGCTCCTCCTTCATAATAAAAAATGTGAGAATCTGCTTCTAAAATAATCTCATCCCCGGCTTTCCCATGTGTTAAAACAGCAACTTGGTTTCCTTGTGTACCACTAGTGACAAAAAGTGCCGCTTCTTTTCCTAATTTCTCAGCCGCTAATTCTTCCAATTGCCTTACCGTAGGATCTTCACGATAGACATCATCTCCAACTTCTGCTTCATACATTGCTTTTCTCATTTCTTCGGTAGGTTTTGTCACTGTATCACTTCGTAGATCAATCATTTTTTTCTCTCCTTATTGATTTTTTTCAGCAAATGTTTCAATGTATTCTAATCCCTCAGTCCAATCCTTAATTCGAGGGATTGCTTGGTTATAATGTTGATTATACCTTGCATCAACAATAACGGTATGAATATTCGCAGCTAAAAGCCGATCTAAATGTTCGGGATCATCTTCAAAAAAGAGATCAATCCTTAAATCTTTGGCAATCTTCCCTTTATCATGGATATTCATATACAAATTGGTTCCATCAAAAGGAAATCCATGTTTTTGAAGCCATTCTTCTGTAATGTCCCTTATTCTTTTGAAATTAGGTCTTGCTGTAATGAAAAAAATTTCATGACCCTCTTTTTTTAATTGTTGCAATGCTTCCGGAGCTCCCTCCAACGGGATTCCGATTGTATAGATCTTACTCTCTAATTTTCGCCATAATTTTCGTCCTTCTTCACCACTTAATCCATACGGTTCATCAAGATAAAAAGTGGTGACTTCGTCCTCTTTTACATCCATATTTAATTCCTCATTATATAACTGAATGGCAGCTTTTTGTGTCTGTTTAATCGTGCCATCAATATCAACGCCAATCCGCATATCTATCACTCCATCCTTAAATACTTTTACATGTAATATATCATTTCCTACGTCATTTAGAAAAAGAAGGACAGGGTTCCTCCTTCAAACAAAGATTTATTTCCCTTGATTTGCTTGAATTCGTTGTATAATAGCATTTACTGCTTCATCTAAGGCTTTCTGGGGTTCCAATCTGTTAGTAACCGTTAATTGTAAAGCCTTTGTCATTGGATTCCATACCTCCGCCATTTCTGGAAGATTTGGTATTGGATCTGCGTTTTGGGATTGAAGAAGAATTGCTTTTGCTTCTTCATTATTTACGATCATTGGATCACTGATGAGTTGTTTTAAAGGTGGAATTTCTCCTGTCTTTTCGAAATGAATTTTCGCATTTTCTGGATTCGTTAACCACTCTATTAATTTGGTTGCCCAACCTTGGTTTTTAGAATATGGTGTAACAAACCATCCTTTTACATTCAAAAACGTTTTCACTGGTTTTCCATTGGGAAGAGACGGCATAGGGGCAATACCAATATCAATGGTTGCATTCTTATAGGTTTGGATCGCACGAGGATCGTTCATCACAGCGGCAACCTTTCCTGCAGTAAACAAACCATCCATCGTCTGTGTTCCCGATTCCCCAATGATCTCTTTGGGAAATAACCCTTCAGCGTACCACTTTTGAATATACTCCAAACCTTGAACAGCTCCTTGGTTATTTAACCCAAGATCTTTTGGTGAAGGAATTCCTTCTTTTTCGCCAAAAACATAACCACCAAATCCACTGATGATTCCATGTGCAAAATAATAGTTATCCCAAGGGGCTAAAAAACCATAATAACCATATTTTGTGAATTCTTTCGAAAAAGTATATAGCTCATCAAAAGTTATGGGAGCTTGAGCCATTAGTTTCTTGTTATAAATAAAGATTGGTGTTTCAATCGATCGCGGCAAACCAAAAAGTACTCCTTTATAAGTTAAAGCATTGATCGCTGATTCATTAAATTGGCTTACGAGCGCTTTGTCTACTTTTATTGGCATGACTAAACCTCGTGTCACGGCTTGCCCCAATTGGGTATGTGGCATGGTAATCACATCGGCTGCATTACCTGCAAGCCCCTCTTGATAGAGTAGTTCTAGCATCTTTGTGATGTCTACTTCTTTAACCTCAACTTTGATTCCATATTGCTGCTCAAAACGATTTAACGCGGGTTCGATCCCGGCTGTTTTACCAATCTCATCCCAAACCACTAATTTTTTAGGTTTTGTTTCAGAAACTATTTGCTTTTGATCTCCATCTAAACTACACCCTAAAGAAAAGACAGCGAGAATCATTATCGATAGGAAAATAGAAAAAAACTTTTTCATCGACAAAATACCCCT
Protein-coding sequences here:
- a CDS encoding 5' nucleotidase, NT5C type; its protein translation is MRIGVDIDGTIKQTQKAAIQLYNEELNMDVKEDEVTTFYLDEPYGLSGEEGRKLWRKLESKIYTIGIPLEGAPEALQQLKKEGHEIFFITARPNFKRIRDITEEWLQKHGFPFDGTNLYMNIHDKGKIAKDLRIDLFFEDDPEHLDRLLAANIHTVIVDARYNQHYNQAIPRIKDWTEGLEYIETFAEKNQ
- a CDS encoding replication-associated recombination protein A, translated to MRSSMFDLFSDTAKQFAPLADRFRPRNLDEYIGQQHIIGKGKLLRRAIEADRLTSIILYGPPGTGKTSLAYVISQVTKSEFVRLNAVSTGVKEVREVIEKAAERLKLYGQRTILFLDEIHRFNKSQQDALLPSVEKGEIILIGATTENPFFEVNSALLSRSLLFRLEPLTYEEMKTALRTALEDRERGLGEYHVVMDEDALEHLITTANGDLRKALNALELAVTTTEPDLSEIIHVTKQVAEESIQQPAMRYDTADQRYDMMSALIKSIRGSATDAALYWFARMLEAGEDPKLIVRRLIVHASEDIGMANPAALEQAIATFHALEAVGLPEARINIAQCVIFLAESPKSNSVIRAIDSALSDVRAGKLGQVPKHLRDTHYKGAKQLGHGIGYKYPHDYPNHYVEQQYLPDELTGRRYYYPSDQGMEMKLQQRKRD
- the ltaE gene encoding low-specificity L-threonine aldolase, with protein sequence MIDLRSDTVTKPTEEMRKAMYEAEVGDDVYREDPTVRQLEELAAEKLGKEAALFVTSGTQGNQVAVLTHGKAGDEIILEADSHIFYYEGGAAAALAGVQTRIIPGIKGQMPIDKIREAIRDDRDIHLPHTAMIGLENTHNRAGGVILPPQYMKEVYQVAQEKGVAVHLDGARLFNAAVALEVDVKEFTQYVDTVQVCFSKGLSAPVGSVLAGPKDFIEVARKWRKRLGGGMRQAGIMAAPGIVALTQMVDRLAEDHRRAKELAVALQEIKGIQIELESVQTNIVLIDVKDTGMTAHQFLEELKNCQILGSAFGEYLIRLTTHRHITDQDISDTIDAFYQISKKRSQA
- a CDS encoding extracellular solute-binding protein, whose protein sequence is MKKFFSIFLSIMILAVFSLGCSLDGDQKQIVSETKPKKLVVWDEIGKTAGIEPALNRFEQQYGIKVEVKEVDITKMLELLYQEGLAGNAADVITMPHTQLGQAVTRGLVMPIKVDKALVSQFNESAINALTYKGVLFGLPRSIETPIFIYNKKLMAQAPITFDELYTFSKEFTKYGYYGFLAPWDNYYFAHGIISGFGGYVFGEKEGIPSPKDLGLNNQGAVQGLEYIQKWYAEGLFPKEIIGESGTQTMDGLFTAGKVAAVMNDPRAIQTYKNATIDIGIAPMPSLPNGKPVKTFLNVKGWFVTPYSKNQGWATKLIEWLTNPENAKIHFEKTGEIPPLKQLISDPMIVNNEEAKAILLQSQNADPIPNLPEMAEVWNPMTKALQLTVTNRLEPQKALDEAVNAIIQRIQANQGK